The Desulfatiglans anilini DSM 4660 genomic sequence GGAGCGGGCCGGCGCCCTGGGAGGGCAGGCGAGAAACCTTTTCCGCACCTGGAAGGGGGAGGATGTCCAGTCCCATCTCGGGAACCTGGTCCGGTCGCTCGAAACGGATTCCAACGTCGATGTCCGCCTCAATACCACGCTCGAAAATGTCGAGGGGTTTGTCGGAAATTTCAAGACCACCCTGAGTTGCGGGGATTCGCGGGAAGAGGTGCTGCACGGGGTAGCGATTGTCGCCACGGGTGCCCATGAGTGGCGGCCCGATGTTTATGAATACGGCAAGGATCCCAGGGTTTTGACACACCTCGAACTGGACCGCCGGTTCATCGAAAACGACGGGGAACTCAAAAAGCTGGAAAGCGCCGTTTTCATCCAGTGTGTGGGCAGCCGAGAACCGGAGCGGCCCTACTGCTCCCGGGTGTGTTGCACCCATTCGATGGAAAGCGCCCTGCACTTGAAGGAACTCAATCCCGACATGGAAGTGTACATTCTGTACCGGGACATGCGAACCTACGGGGAGCGAGAGTATCTCTATCGGAAGGCGCGGCAGGCCGGCGTCATCTTCGTCCGGTATTCCCATGAGAAGAAGCCTGCAGTACGGGTTGGAGCGGATGCCCTCGAGATTGTGGTGGATGACCACATCCTGGGACGACCGGTCCTGATCCGCTCGGATTTGTTAGTGCTGGCGTCCGCCATTATCCCTGAGAAGGATGAGGCATTCGCGCAGCTGTTCAAGATCCCGATGAACGCCGATGGGTTTTTCGTGGAGGCCCATGCCAAACTGGGTCCTTCGGAGTTTGCGACCGACGGGGTGTTCCTGTGCGGCACTGCGCATTATCCGAAGCCGATCGACGAAACGGTGGCCCAGGCTAAGGCTGCCTGCTCGCGGGCTGTGACCCTGCTGGCCAGGAAAACCGTGCAGGTCAGCGGCACGGTGGCCCAGGTCATCCCGGCATACTGCAGCAGTTGTGGTGTATGCGTGAGCGTCTGTCCTTATTCGGCTCCGTCGTTCATAGAAAAGGGGCCTTTTGCGGGGAGGGCGGAAATCAATCCGGTGCTTTGTAAAGGGTGCGGGTTGTGCGTTGCTTCCTGCCGTTCGGGAGCGATCAACCTGAAAGGCTTCGGGACGGATCAGATCATGGCGATGATCGATGAGATCTGATTCGTGCTCATCGCGATGATTGTCCGGTACGAGCGAGCCTTCCATCCGGAAATGCCATCTCCGGCCTTCCGGTGGTCTGAGATGGGGGCAGCGGCAAAGGGCTGCAAAGACGCCGGCTATTTGGCGTAACCCAGTTTCCAATCTTGAGACAGGGGCTTTTTGCTCCTATCCAGGAAATCAGGTGTTTGCGCTGAGGCGGCTTCAGGTTGCCGCACAAACAACCGCGTAGATGGGTGCACATCCGGAAAGATTTCCCGGGACAACCCGGTTTCCAATCCGGAAATGAGGGGTTTTTGTCAATATCTAAGGAAATCAGCCACCTGCTTCGAGGCGGCCTTTAGGTCTCCTCACAAGCAGACGTGCAGATTGACGCCGAGATTGGCAAGAAAGACCATTTCCGGATGAAAAAAGGATTGACGCCGAGACCGGAAAAGGCCTTTAACGGGAGGGATGGAACCATTGGGTGGGTGCCCGGCTCCCGGTTTCGGCGGGAACGGGGTGCCTTGCCTGCCATACCAGATCCGATGTTCGCATGGAATATCGTCAACGTATTTACGAATACAGGACCAGGAGAATGCAACAATGAGCGAATGGGAACCCAAGATCACGACATTTCTTTGTCATTGGTGCAGCTATGGCGCAGCCGATCTGGCGGGCGTCAGCCGGCTCCAATATCCGCCCAACTTCAGGGTCATCCGTGTTCCCTGTTCAGGACGGGTGAGCCCCAAGTTCATCTTGGCTGCCTTCCGGCACGGTGCCGACGGCGTCTGGGTCTCCGGGTGACACCCGGGAGACTGCCATTACCTGGAAGGTAATTACTACGCGCGGAGAAAGTTCGCCCTTCTGAAAGGGCTGCTGGAACACATCGGTATCGAACCGGGGAGGCTCAATTTTTCCTGGATCTCATCCGCTGAGGCCACCAAATTCGTTGAAGTGGCCAACAAAGTGGCGGACGAAGTGCGGGCCTTGGGGCCTGCAAAGTACTTGATCAAACAAAGAGCCGAGGTGGCATGATGTTGGAATATGCTGGCAAGATCAGAGAAGCAGCCAAGAAGCTGCTTGCCGATGGAAAGGTGGACGTATTCATCGGTTACCAAAAGGGGTCGGTCCCGATGATGAACGAGCCTGTCCTGGTGAAGGATCCGGAGCAGACGGAGATTCTGCACTGGGACAGTCACTGCGGTCTGAACCTCTGCAATTACCTGACCAAACGCACGGACAAGATCGGCATCGTCGCAAACGGATGCAATTCCCGGAATATTGTGACGCACATCATCGAAAACCAGATCGCACGGGATCAACTCTATATCGTCGGCATTCCGTGCGAGGGCATGATCGATCACCGCGCCGTGGTGAGGGCCGTCAAGTATCGTGAGATTACTTCCGTCGAGGAAGAAGGCGACCGGTTCACCGTGAAAGGCCCGGGATTCGAGGAGACATTTGCCAAGAAGGATTTCCTCCGCAGCAACTGTGTCATCTGCCGCCATCGCAATCCCGTTATTTATGACGAAATGCTGGGGGATCCCGTTCCGGAACAGACAGATGTCGATGCCTATGAGGATGTGAAAAAGATCGAGGGGATGTCCTCGGAGCAGAAATGGGAGTTCTTCAATCGGATGATCTCAAGATGCATCCGGTGTTATGCTTGCCGCAACGCCTGCCCTCTGTGCTACTGTCCGACATGCTTCGTCGACGAAAGCCGGCCGCAGTGGGTGGGAAAGAGCATCGATCCCACCGATACCATGACGTTTCACTTCCTGCGGGCCTATCACTGTGCCGGACGCTGCACCGATTGCGGTGCCTGTGAGCGGGTTTGCCCGGTCGGTATCCCTGTCAGGCAGTTCACCAAGAAACTCAACAAAGACGCTGAGGAACTTTTTTCCTGGGAAGCTGGTCTGACGCTGGATCAAAGGCCGCCCTTGGATGTCTATAAACCGGATGACTACAATGCGTTTATCCGGTAGACGGCGTTATCCACTGTCCGGATTCCGCCTGAGGGGTCATAAACCGCACAGCGAATAGACAAAAGGTAAATTCCATGACAGACAAGATATTCACTAAAGATGAGTGGTTGGAACGTCTTGGGGGCGTTAAAGGAGATTACAAGGTATTCGTACCGGTCAAGGATGGTGATTTTCACATGTTCGCCCCGATCGACAGCGGGAAAAAACCGGATTTCAGCTATCAGAATACGCGGCTTTCCCCCAAAGGCCTGGTCTATCCTCAGTCCGAGCGCATATTCGAATATTCCCTGGACAAGCAGGATGAGGATGCCTTTATCGTCAAAGAAGCCCCGAAAGACTACGCCCCTCAGGCCGTCGTCGGCATCCGGCCGTGCGATGCCCAGGCGTTTCAAATCGTGAAGATCAATTTCGACAATAAGGAATTCCGGGATCCCTGGTGGGTGCAACGTTTCGAGTCTTCGGTCCTGATCGGGCTTGGCTGCAACGAGCCCTGCGATACCTGTTTCTGCAACTCGGTCGGAGGTGGCCCTTTCTCCGAAAAAGGCCTCGATGCGTTGCTCTTCGATCTGGGCGATGCTTTCCTGGTCCGGGTCATCACAGAAAAAGGACAGGCATTTGTGGATAAAGTGGGTGGTGGGGCCGAAGCCGCCCAGGACGCAGTCGACAAGGCCAAGCGGCTTGCATTGGAGGCCGAAGGCCGGATGACGTCGAAAGTCCCTACCGACAAACTGAAGGACAAGGTGGTTCTGGATCTGTTCAATGCTCCGTTCTGGGATGAGGTGGCGTTTGCCTGCATCAACTGCGGAACCTGCACCTATCTGTGCCCCACCTGCTGGTGCTTCGACATCCAGGACGAGGCATACGGCAAACAGGGTGACCGCCTCCGAAACTGGGATTCCTGCATGTATCCGCTTTTCACCTTGCACGGGTCGGGCCACAATCCGAGAGACAAGAAATTTCAGCGTGTCCGGCAGCGTTTCATGCACAAGCTGAAATACTATGTCGATAAATACGGTGACGGCGTGCAGTGCTCCGGGTGTGGCCGTTGTGTACGCTATTGTCCGGTCAATATCGACATCAGAAAAGTTTGCGCCCGGATGAATGCATACGAAGGATAGCCTTTTTTACGTTCAGACGGCTGTAAGGTTTTATGCGCCGATGCTTCTGTGAGGTCTTTTCCTGGCCGTCTTCGATGAACGGGTGGGTCAGAGAGGTCAAAAGGCGTTGGAAGGATGTCAAGAACGCTTGAGACAGGGGGTGTTTCATTGAGAAATCCATATTTACCCTATCCGGTTCGGATTGATAAAATAACGACAGAGACCGTTGATCGGAACCTCAAGACCTTCAGATTTGTTTTTTTGAATCCGGAAGATGAGGAAAAATTCGCTTATACACCCGGTCAATTTGCCGAATTGTCGATTCCGGGCAAAGGGGAGATCCCCATCGGGATCGCATCTTCTCCTACGGAAAAAGGCTTTGTAGCCTTTACCGTCAACAAGGTCGGACTCGTTTCCTCTTATCTGCACAATATGCAGGAAGGGGAGGTCATGGGTATTCGAGGGCCGCTCGGCAACTGGTACCCATGGGACGAGATGGAAGGGCAGAACGTCATCATCGTGGGCGGCGGCTTTGCGTTTACGACCCTGCGGTCGAGCATCATTTATATGCTGGACCCCCAGAACAGGCCGAAGTTCAAGGATATCATCGTTGTCTATGGGGCCCGTAATCCCGGCATGCTTCTGTATCGGGATGAGCTGGCCGCCTGGGAGCAGAGGGACGACATCCACATGCACATCACCGTAGATGGAACGGATGACCCCGACTGGAAATACAATGTGGGGTTCGTGCCGGCCATCACGGAGAAGAAGATCACCAGTGCCGAGGATGCGATCGCCATCGTTTGCGGCCCTCCCATTATGATTAAATTTACCCAGCCGGTGCTGGAAAAACTTGGATTCCCGCCGGAGAAGATCATCCTTTCCCTCGAGATGAGGATGAAATGCGGCATCGGCATCTGTGGACGCTGCAATATAGGTGACCAGTACGTGTGCAAAGACGGTCCGGTGTTTTCTCTGGCGAAACTCAAGAAGATGCCGCCGGAATACTGATCCGTTTCTATGTGCAGGTGCGCGCAGGGCGCTTTCCAGGGAAGCGTCCGGAAGGGCCTTTGAGGCGGGGTCTGAATCCGGGTGGTTGAAGGCATGGTGACCAATGGTTTAGGCCGTGCCGAATCATCGAGGGGTCTCATCCGGCGCCGCGGATCGGTGGCGCTGCAGTGGCCTCAGTGAAAGGTGCTTCTTTGTTCTTCTGGCCCGTTGCAGAAACGTTCTTGAGAAGGGCCCTGGGGACCGCGAAAGGATGAAAGTGGGGTGGGTAGCAATCCTATCCCACTTTTTGTTGCGCCCTCGAAAAGAAGGTGTTTTCAGACCGTGCGTCGATCCCCGTGCCCTGCTCCACGAAAAGACCCTTCCCCTTTATTCCTGAAGCGATATCCAACGAGGAGCGAGTACAAGAAATGGCCGACGAAAACCCTATCGTCTCTCTCATCGGAAAAGAATCCTTTCGGTGGCTTTCCGGATCCTTCAATCAGGCGACCCTCCTCGCGGAGGTGCCTTATGAAATCCTGACGGCCGTGGCCGCGATCGATGTTTCGACCCGCGATTTCGGGGCGGATCGAAATGCCGTGACTGCCATTGCGCTTGTCACGTTTGCCTACCGTTTGGCTGGGCGCAGGCAGCAGGCGCATCTCGGACCGAGAGACCTTCTGCTCGTCAAGGTCTTGGCCAAAGAGGAACTGAAGCGCAGAGACGGTCGAAGCGCTTTCCTTCGAGTACCGGAAGCGTTGCCACTGTTCGAGATTGTAACAGGCGAGGTAGGGGACCGCATTCGTTCGATGGCGACGATCAACAGCCCTTTCTGCGCCGGGGTGCATAGGGTTTCTTGAGCCCTTCAACATCCGTTCCCGGCGCTCCAGGAGGCCGTTTGTGAAAACATTCGACATGAGGGAAATCGGCGGAAAGATTCGCGTCCGCTACTATGCCCTTCTGGGCCCGCTCGAGTCGGTGTTGACCAGGTTGAACATCCATCCGGATGCGCTGACCTTTGCGGGGCTGATTCTGAGTGCTGTTGCCGGGCTTCTGGTCGGGGGAGGGTCTTTTTT encodes the following:
- a CDS encoding hydrogenase iron-sulfur subunit yields the protein MSEWEPKITTFLCHWCSYGAADLAGVSRLQYPPNFRVIRVPCSGRVSPKFILAAFRHGADGVWVSGUHPGDCHYLEGNYYARRKFALLKGLLEHIGIEPGRLNFSWISSAEATKFVEVANKVADEVRALGPAKYLIKQRAEVA
- a CDS encoding 4Fe-4S dicluster domain-containing protein; amino-acid sequence: MLEYAGKIREAAKKLLADGKVDVFIGYQKGSVPMMNEPVLVKDPEQTEILHWDSHCGLNLCNYLTKRTDKIGIVANGCNSRNIVTHIIENQIARDQLYIVGIPCEGMIDHRAVVRAVKYREITSVEEEGDRFTVKGPGFEETFAKKDFLRSNCVICRHRNPVIYDEMLGDPVPEQTDVDAYEDVKKIEGMSSEQKWEFFNRMISRCIRCYACRNACPLCYCPTCFVDESRPQWVGKSIDPTDTMTFHFLRAYHCAGRCTDCGACERVCPVGIPVRQFTKKLNKDAEELFSWEAGLTLDQRPPLDVYKPDDYNAFIR
- a CDS encoding 4Fe-4S dicluster domain-containing protein — its product is MTDKIFTKDEWLERLGGVKGDYKVFVPVKDGDFHMFAPIDSGKKPDFSYQNTRLSPKGLVYPQSERIFEYSLDKQDEDAFIVKEAPKDYAPQAVVGIRPCDAQAFQIVKINFDNKEFRDPWWVQRFESSVLIGLGCNEPCDTCFCNSVGGGPFSEKGLDALLFDLGDAFLVRVITEKGQAFVDKVGGGAEAAQDAVDKAKRLALEAEGRMTSKVPTDKLKDKVVLDLFNAPFWDEVAFACINCGTCTYLCPTCWCFDIQDEAYGKQGDRLRNWDSCMYPLFTLHGSGHNPRDKKFQRVRQRFMHKLKYYVDKYGDGVQCSGCGRCVRYCPVNIDIRKVCARMNAYEG
- a CDS encoding FAD/NAD(P)-binding protein, whose translation is MRNPYLPYPVRIDKITTETVDRNLKTFRFVFLNPEDEEKFAYTPGQFAELSIPGKGEIPIGIASSPTEKGFVAFTVNKVGLVSSYLHNMQEGEVMGIRGPLGNWYPWDEMEGQNVIIVGGGFAFTTLRSSIIYMLDPQNRPKFKDIIVVYGARNPGMLLYRDELAAWEQRDDIHMHITVDGTDDPDWKYNVGFVPAITEKKITSAEDAIAIVCGPPIMIKFTQPVLEKLGFPPEKIILSLEMRMKCGIGICGRCNIGDQYVCKDGPVFSLAKLKKMPPEY